The Fulvivirga ligni genome window below encodes:
- a CDS encoding PAS domain-containing sensor histidine kinase, with protein MEEPKTQNTELLQQSLSNSLLDNCVDGIIGFDRDLRIIEWNKIIELHYGISKEIAINNYIFDYFPELSKDEDHKLLAEVLKGGSIYLKDKCYKNRPGFYEILIAPVHDYEKNVIGGTITLHDITEVKEMLERVSLQNKKLMRSNEQLQVEINDRKKAEDDLKQAHNHLEQRVQERTAELAKAKQEAENASKEKDKFLANMSHEIRTPMNAIIGMAQLLSDTRLTKQQQKYVETINSASDNLLSLINDILDFSKIEAGMITFENKEFDINKLAAEVLEITAFKCEGEQIQLNKNISEHLPAIIKGDKYRLNQILLNLLSNAVKFTSHGNISLTLNLEKETDQQVFVNFKVKDTGIGIPDDKLETIFHNFTQASSETTRKYGGTGLGLSIVKSLVELQGGNIEVRSKEGLGSEFIFTIPYDKAQPHNNKTTREPKPTSQKAQVEGKKILVVEDNELNQFLIKSLLLKQKAEVHIANDGQKAVERLKIETFDLVLMDIQMPNMDGYEATKQIRAGIESDITILPIVAMTAHALVGEKEKCLAAGMNDYITKPIKIIELTDCLKRVLNR; from the coding sequence GTGGAAGAACCTAAAACCCAAAATACTGAACTGCTTCAGCAAAGCTTAAGTAACTCATTACTGGATAATTGTGTAGATGGAATTATCGGTTTTGATCGTGATTTAAGAATCATTGAATGGAATAAGATCATAGAATTGCATTATGGCATTTCTAAAGAAATAGCCATCAATAATTACATCTTTGATTATTTCCCTGAACTTTCAAAAGATGAAGATCATAAACTACTTGCAGAAGTCTTAAAAGGGGGTAGCATATATCTTAAAGACAAATGCTATAAAAACAGACCTGGTTTTTACGAGATTCTTATAGCTCCCGTACACGATTATGAGAAAAATGTAATAGGAGGAACAATTACTCTGCATGATATTACAGAGGTAAAAGAAATGCTTGAGCGGGTAAGCCTTCAGAATAAAAAATTGATGCGCTCTAATGAGCAACTTCAGGTAGAGATCAACGATAGAAAAAAAGCAGAAGATGACCTAAAGCAAGCGCATAATCACTTAGAACAGAGGGTACAAGAGAGGACTGCTGAGCTCGCCAAGGCAAAGCAGGAAGCAGAAAACGCTTCTAAAGAGAAAGATAAGTTCCTGGCTAATATGAGTCATGAAATACGGACTCCTATGAATGCCATTATTGGTATGGCTCAATTATTATCAGATACGCGTCTTACTAAACAGCAGCAAAAATATGTAGAAACAATTAACTCTGCATCTGACAATCTACTTTCTCTAATTAATGATATACTGGATTTCAGCAAGATTGAAGCTGGTATGATTACTTTCGAGAATAAGGAATTTGATATTAATAAGCTAGCAGCCGAGGTACTTGAAATTACCGCCTTTAAATGTGAAGGGGAACAGATTCAACTTAATAAAAATATCTCTGAACATCTTCCTGCAATTATTAAAGGAGATAAGTATAGACTGAATCAAATTCTTCTCAACCTACTCAGTAATGCAGTTAAATTTACTTCTCACGGCAATATTAGTCTTACATTAAATCTCGAAAAAGAGACTGATCAACAAGTATTTGTCAACTTTAAAGTAAAAGATACAGGCATAGGCATTCCTGACGATAAATTAGAAACCATATTTCACAATTTCACACAAGCAAGTAGCGAAACTACCAGAAAATATGGTGGAACTGGACTCGGCCTATCGATTGTAAAATCCTTAGTGGAACTGCAAGGTGGAAATATTGAAGTTCGTAGTAAGGAAGGTCTGGGCTCAGAGTTTATATTCACTATACCCTATGATAAAGCACAGCCACATAATAATAAAACAACCAGAGAACCAAAACCCACCTCTCAGAAGGCACAGGTCGAAGGTAAAAAAATACTGGTAGTTGAAGACAATGAATTGAATCAATTCCTGATTAAGTCCCTACTACTAAAGCAAAAGGCAGAAGTGCACATTGCCAATGATGGTCAGAAAGCTGTTGAGCGATTAAAAATTGAGACTTTCGATTTGGTACTCATGGATATCCAAATGCCCAATATGGATGGATATGAAGCCACCAAGCAAATCAGAGCCGGCATAGAATCAGACATCACTATCTTACCTATTGTCGCAATGACCGCTCATGCATTAGTAGGTGAGAAAGAAAAGTGCTTAGCAGCTGGAATGAATGACTACATTACTAAGCCAATTAAAATAATAGAACTAACCGATTGTTTAAAAAGAGTTTTAAATAGATAA
- a CDS encoding Hpt domain-containing protein, with protein sequence MTNYTNLDYLIDFTDNDPDLIKQGISTYMSRSPELLDKLVTSVKTQDWKGIHDSAHSLYTSTQIVGLSCLAKPIKEVESQAREEKGMPEVSEKVDYINKIMLQSYEELAESLKRYE encoded by the coding sequence ATGACTAACTATACTAACCTAGATTATTTAATAGATTTTACAGATAACGATCCAGATTTAATCAAGCAGGGAATTAGCACCTACATGAGTAGATCACCCGAACTACTTGATAAATTAGTAACAAGTGTGAAAACTCAAGATTGGAAAGGGATTCATGACAGCGCACACAGTCTTTATACCTCAACCCAAATAGTAGGATTGAGCTGTCTTGCTAAGCCAATAAAAGAAGTTGAAAGTCAGGCAAGAGAAGAAAAAGGTATGCCTGAGGTATCTGAAAAGGTAGATTACATTAATAAAATAATGCTTCAATCCTACGAAGAACTTGCAGAGAGTCTTAAAAGGTATGAGTAA
- the rpsJ gene encoding 30S ribosomal protein S10, whose amino-acid sequence MNQKIRIKLKSYDHNLVDKSSEKIVRAVKTTGAVVSGPIPLPTIKEKFTVLRSPHVNKKSREQFQLCTYKRLVDIYSNSTKTVDALMKLELPSGVDVEIKV is encoded by the coding sequence ATGAATCAAAAAATTAGAATAAAATTAAAGTCATACGATCATAACTTGGTGGATAAGTCATCAGAGAAGATCGTAAGAGCAGTAAAGACTACTGGCGCTGTGGTTAGCGGTCCTATTCCTCTTCCTACTATAAAGGAGAAGTTTACAGTACTTAGATCACCACACGTGAACAAGAAGTCAAGAGAGCAGTTTCAACTTTGTACTTACAAAAGACTAGTTGATATCTACTCTAACAGCACTAAGACTGTTGATGCATTAATGAAACTTGAATTACCAAGTGGAGTTGATGTAGAGATCAAAGTATAA